The nucleotide window TAATTACTCTGGGCTAGAAGGGGTATGGAGGCACCGAGAGAGACAGCATGGGTAACAGATACCAAGACAGAGTGACATCGAAGGAATAAATTCCTAGTGTGACACAGCATAGTGGACTGACCACAGTTCACAATAAACTAACATATTTTAGGAGCAAATAGAAAGGTGATCAAGGCTCCAGTCAAAAAGTAATGTCGAAGAAGGGGAAATGTCCATTACCTCGATTTGATCAGGgcatattttatacatgtgttgaaatattgcattgcagcccataaatatgtattattgttaattattattttttatttatttgaaaggcagagttacagagagagaaagagagacagagacagagagaatcttccatccactggttcacttcccaaatggcagcaactgccggggctgggccaggccaaagccaggagccaggagcctcttcgggatctcccatgtgggtacagaggcccaaggatctgggccatcctctgctgcttccctaggccattagcaggtagctggatcagaagagaaacagtcaggacttgaacctccacccatatgggatgccagtactgtaggcgatggctttacccactatgccacagtgctggcctattaattatttttaatattttctttaaaaagcactACGATGTTGTCGATGTGTTTATGTGTTATAGCACATCAGCTAAAGAAAGCTAGGTAGGTGTTGTAGGAGCCCTGAGTTTCTGGGCTAACCTATGCTTTCCATTTGACACTGAGATTTTTCAGTATCCAGAGAGCAGAGCACCAGATACCCCAGCTCTACCTTTGTGCTCCAGTTTTAACACAAGAAGCCTCACTGTGATGTCACAATGTGCTGCTCAAGCCTGGAACCCTATGTCTCTGCTCATCTTCACTTGTCCTCTCTCACCTCACCCAACACCCCACTCTCCACTCGTATTTTCCTGTCTACACTACTTTCAGCCTGGCTTTACTTTAAGCTTCATTTCCTGACCCTGCGTGTCTAATAATCAGAGTCAGTTATTAATAACTAAATAACTAATCCATCATTATTGTGAATCAGTTGCTGACAGCAACTTAGATTGCTTAAAGGCACCACAGAGATAAACAGGTGCTTCTGAAGACAGGTTCATGTATTCCAGGACCACAGGCTTCACCTGTTTTTCTTCTCACTCTTCCTCTTTCCAAAGAGACTGATCTCATGGGGGCCAGGGTCATGAGTCACACACTTCATGCAGAGAGCCGCAGCCCGACTGGGTTATCTTGTGGAAGGAACATGTGCCGGTAGCAAAGAACATTCCCCAATCAACCTTACAGTTAGAAGAAGCCAAGCAATATAATTTTACCAGTACATTCAGATATTTGCTGGGAATTCCTAAAATAGTTTCATTTCctaaagagacagacaggcagagagatctaCAGTATAAGTACAATCTCTATTTCCCTGTTACTTTCCCCTTTTCTTCATGCTCAGAATGCTGGCTGAACTATAGCACCAACTGTGCAAGCAAGAAGATAAAATCCACATGGCAGAAGTGAGAGAATGGGAGTCTGGGAGTCTGTCTTCCTAGATTCCTGGCACCCCTGAACTACGTTAGATGGCCTGGTATCAGATTTCTTCTTAAAAGTCTATTTCTATAAGCCCTGATGAATTTAATGTTTTTGATACATGCAGACAAAGGCAAGCCCTAGAGATTCACCTTCGTACCTGGAAGAATCAGGACAGAAgcagctccctgccctgctcaGCGAGCTCTCCAgcattcagcaaagtgaacatCCCTGCTGGTCAGGATAAAGGGGCTGAGACTGGCATAACTGAGTTCTAGAAGTATTTTGATATTGGATATTGTGGAATCCCCAGTCAAGGTGGACCCTATGTAGAAGGAGAAAATGAAGTCTGTCCAATAGGAGAAGAGGAAACAGGTCATGAGAACAAGAGTGCTCTGAGTAGCTCTGACCTCTGGGCTGGGATGTTTTGCAGTCCTGGAGCTCTGGAGGTAGAGGACGCGCTTGTGATGTTTGTACAGACGGAGAGCCATGTGCCCACTGCTCCAGCCCATGGCACTCTGAAAGGTGAGGTCCCGAAGGGCCATGAGGGAGAGGAAAAGCCACCTGACTATTCGCCCAGCTGGCAGCATGTAGCAATACCTAACATACATTCTAACTCCAGACCCGTTCATGCTATCAACTGTTGAAATGTAATAGAGCAGGTTAGAACTTATAAGAACactgaagacccagaagaggaggAGGTAGGGAAGAAGCTGCCAGGCACTGTGTGGTTTGAGCTTTCTCCACCCGGAGGTCCCAGGACTGACGGTGATGGCCTGGAGGACACTGAGGAGGCAGGTGGTGCAGATGGAGAGGCTCCGGGCCACCCTGTTCAGGTAAATCACAGCTTTGCAACCAATGTCACCTAGGAAATTTCTGAAGTAAATGACAGTGGTTATGTCTCTGATCCCTGTGGTGCAAATAATGAGTATGTTTGAAACAGCCAAGTGGATGAGGATAAGGTCTATAGATTTTTTCTCAGACCCCATGACTAAAGTACATACATATCTCACAAGCACAAGGAAGTTCCCCACAACTCCAGGTCCAGTGAGAGAAAGGAAGATTATTCTTTGGATGACGTCACTCCAAGTCATCTTCTAAGTTCATGAACAGAACGAGGAAACTTTTTGAGGAACACAAAGGAGTAAAGGTGACCAAGTTCAGCTGTGTGAACAGTCTGTGTTTAGTGAAAACGACAGTGTCTATGTAGTACGCATCCATGGTTCTCTTTCCTAGAGGCCTCTCGTCCCCTCCttgctccctttcttctttctgacTTGCTTCTGTTGATGCAGAGATGGTGATAACTACACATTAAATGTAAAATTCATGTCAGTGCATCACCCGCCTTTCCACAGGGGCTTCTATGTGTCCCTCATGTCCAAATGGACATGATGACCTTTTCCCCAGACACCCGCTTAACAAGTGCAAGGTCCTCCAACAATCCTACACCATGATCCTGAGgaccttctttccactgggcacTCAACTGACCCAGCTGGGCTGTGCACTGCCTTTCTAACATCCTTGTTACCAGACCTCACATGAGTATCGGGAtgtaagccaggcacagaaagacaatcaCTGCGTGTTGTCACATCTGGCAGCTAAAAAGTTTATCCCAAACAAGTAGAAAATAGAAGAGTGGCTACCAGAGGCTTGGGAGGGTGTGcctttgggtgggggtgggggggctacAGGCATGGAGGGAGGAAGTTTAGTGCGTTGAAGGGTGCAGCTGGATGGGACGAGTACCTTCTATTGTTCAGTAGCGCAGGAAGAGAACTGTGATAGACGACGAGTAATTCTGTGCTTCagcagagaggattttgaatgttcccaccATTCAACAAAGAAATGAGACATGTGTGAAGTTTTGGATATGGCAATTACTGTGCTCTGATCATTTCACAAATTATATTCAGGTAAgtaaatgtcacactgtacccccAAAATCCATGCAATTACTATGTAatcaaattatattataaattaaaaattaaaaatacacttaaaatcaAGTATATGTAAAAATCAAATGCATAATCATAATAAGAATATAGATGAATGGTGGCTTCTCAAAACAATTGCAGTTACCAAGAGGGAGTAGCTTCCCACAGTGCTCTGCggcttcctctctgcccccaagCTCACTGTACAGtaattaacacagagagaggggacagaaagGCCCAGCCCAGTGAAGCTAGGTTTTCCACTCTTCTTCTGAGTGGCATATGATGGAAgcgtttttctttttcttctatccTATTTATCGTATACTTACTCTCCATTGCTCCAGAGAACATTCTTATGTATTACCTTGGAAATATTCCTTGACTCACTCTATAAACACGATGGTGTTTTGTACCAACCCGGTCCACGTTGAGGCTGAGCAAAAAAGACAGATTTTCTAAAAAAACAAGTCAGTGTCCTCACATAggttgtgactttttaaaattctctctaaTTAGGTAGTGTGCTATAGTGAGGGTCCAAGGAAAGGAAAATTCACACACGATAAAATCATAGTAAAAGATCCTATCTTGAAAAGACTGAAGgacattacaaataagaaaaacactTAGGTAAAAGAGCAATAAACAAaatgcaagcacacacacacacacacacagagagagagagagagagagagagagaggcaaaagaCACTGCGAGGAGGGAGAGTGCAGAaaggcagggagcctgggggaaGAGCTCCCCACTGCAGGCTGAAAGCCCACTGCTGCCTgatgcccccagcctccctcacgcctgggaaacccagcagccctgggctcagaGCATCAGTGGTGCTGCTGCACAgtggctccctccagggccagacaagCAGACACTGCTGGGTGCATTGGGAAGGGATCCCCATCCTCTCCCTGGGTCCTCACACCTTCCTCTTCCACAGGCACAGGGGAGCTGagaccctccctctccccacctgcccctgacCAGCCCTGCCTGGGGCAGCCCCCCTGGCACTCAGCATCACTCACCTGAGCAGTGTGCAGGGGCTCTGGCAGGAGCTGTGGAGAGCAGCACAGCCAGGCCTCTTTATCCTTCCCTGAGTCCCAGTGCTCAGGGACACTCTCACTGCTGTCAACATGTCAGTGTCAGGAGTTTGGCTCTGCCAGGGGAAAAGGCTCCTTGTGCACGCTGTGGagccctggggccagctctgccctctccctgctgGGCCCTCATTTGCTGAGCCCAGAATCCTCCTGGTCCTAATTGTGGTGAACCTGCCCTGATGAGCAGAAGGCAGCTGGGTGAggagcaggtggcagagggctctgggttcctgggaccTGATTATGTTctcatccccctccttcctctcaccTCCAATACTCAGGACCAACTGGGAAGGAGTATTGTAGAGTCAGCAGTGGACACTTTCTCAACTTTTGtgcttcaaatttttaaaaaatatttatatatttatttatttatttgaaagtcagaatgacagacagattgggagagtcagagacagagacagagagaactttcatcctctggttcacttcccaaatggccacaatgacagggctaggccagatagaagccaggagccaggaactccatccagatctcaatgtgtgtggcaggggtccaagtacttgagctgtcctttgctgctttcccaagcaaatttGCAGAAGGCTAGGTCAGAagtgagcagctaggactcaaaccagctatTCAGAGTAACTTTAGATTCACTATGAATGTTTGATTGGATATTTCTATTTGTGCCAAATATATTGTTGGGATTTTTTTCATACGGTTTACATTAAATCTGCAGTTGGCTTTACATAGTATTGACTGATTTAAAATGTTAAGTCTACCAACCCATGAGgatgggatgtctttccatttattgttttaatttcttttagcaATGATTTGTAGTTTTTAGTGTACAAGTTTTTTTGATTTTATGTTGAGGTTATTcctagtattttattcttttttatactattttcagatttattagttcactcccccaaatggctgcaatggacatggttgggccaggctgaggccaggagccggtACCTTGttatgagtctcccatgtgtgtacaggggcccaagcacttgggccaccttcctctggtttcccaagccattaacaaagagctggatcaggagaggagcagctgggacagaaaccagtgcccatatgggatgccagcacctcaggctaaggcttaacctactatgccacagtgcaggcccctgaggTAGGCAACCTTGTCTTGTCCTTCTTATTGGAAGCAAAGCTTTAGTGTTTTACCCTGGAGGATGATGTGAGCCTGAGGTGTGCAATTGTGGCCTTCAATATGTCAAGGTAATTTTCTCCTAACCCCTGGTTTCCTTGCTGTATTTTAATGAAGGGCACTGAGTTTTGTGAAATGTTTTTTCTGTGCCAATTGAGAGGGTTATGTGATTTTTCCTTCATTCATTGCTAAAtccaaagtaatttttttctgccagtgtatataaaatatgctaaaataaacatttggggATATAGAGTTGGGTCTAAGGATATACAGAAGGATCTCTctgtatccatctgtttctctccatttcaaagaaaatgaaacatttttaaatgtaaaaaataaaatctatgcaGATAAAACATCCTCAAAATGAATACAAtacattaagatatttttaaaaatgggcttAATGGTCATAGATGTCACTTTTATAAAGCTTATAGAAATCCTTCTGCAAATTGTTTATAGATAATTGTGACAGCAAATTATTTcttagctgtctgctgtgcacagacttagttacttttacTTTGATCTGCAAGAAATACTCTGCAAGCCTTGTAGTATAAAGAAACAAGTAGTTTATTTAAGTAGCAAATTTTAAGAAgcagagcacagagagagagagagaaagaaagaagggggcgGGGGAGTCCCTAAGAGTAGGGACTCAACCCGGGAATTTACcactaggcaatcttcacacagcaacggaaaaggatccatactgagaacCAAACATCATCAGTAGTCATCACGGGCACGTTCAACATTCAGCATGACTGCGCGTTCCCCTCGGgatggaacagcagcagcagaggtttGCTCTGGCTCCCTCTTAAAGCCCCCCAAGGACAAAGggggctcattgccaagattttaggcaagcagtgtGTCACGTCTCtgatcttggccagagagccaagACACGAAGCATGCctacctgtttatcagaaaacattcctttatcctcctccctgggaactggccaggctcccaaggagcaggagaaggtcacccggcagacaagttacttgtttGCCAGAGCCGAACCTAGGTACAAGCCTCTTCATCctaaaaatttgtccttacaaTAATATAAAAAGAGAATAAGATTAGCTTGtagcttttatttctcttaaattcGGTAAGCTCTTTTCTGCCCAAAGATTCCTTATTCACCAAAGAATCTCACTAACTCTCTGTTTGAACATATTCTCCaattattttcatcaaaatggTCTTATTAAAATGAGAATAGAGGTCCACattgtggctcagggggttaagaTGCAACTGTGATGTCAGCACCTCTTATAGGGctggtttctgatccagctccctactaaggcaCTTGAAAAAGCAgtagcagaaggcccaagtgctttggcctctgccacccatgggggagagccaggtagagttccaggctcctctccTCTGCTTGGCCAGGCACCAGGTgaggcagccatttagggagtggaccaggaggaggaagaattcTCTTGCTGCCttgtcctctctttctgtaactctgcttttcaaataaatgaatacatggtTCTGGTGCCCCA belongs to Oryctolagus cuniculus chromosome 5, mOryCun1.1, whole genome shotgun sequence and includes:
- the ORYCUNV1R1563 gene encoding vomeronasal 1 receptor oryCunV1R1563 (The RefSeq protein has 2 substitutions compared to this genomic sequence), which gives rise to MTWSDVIQRMIFLSLTGPGVVGNFLVLVRYVCTLVMGSEKKSIDLILIHLAVSNILIICTTGIRDITTVIYFRNFLGDIGCKAVIYLNRVARSLSICTTCLLSVLQAITVSPGTSWWRKLKPHSAWQLLPYLLLFWVFSVLISSNLLYYISTVDSMNGSGVRMYVRYCYMLPAGRIVRWLFLSLMALRDLTFQSAMGWSSGHMALRLYKHHKRVLYLQSSRTAKHPSPEVRATQSTLVLMTCFLFSYWTDFIFSFYIGSTLTGDSTISNIKILLELSYASLSPFILTSRDVHFAECWRAR